The bacterium genome includes a window with the following:
- a CDS encoding DUF4160 domain-containing protein, with protein MHVHARREGMTCKFWLEPIALSENHGFSPNELNRIRRMVQSNIDRIIKAWYEHCG; from the coding sequence ATGCATGTCCATGCACGGCGGGAAGGAATGACGTGCAAGTTCTGGCTTGAACCCATCGCGCTCAGCGAGAATCATGGCTTTTCGCCAAATGAACTGAATCGTATTCGTCGAATGGTGCAATCCAACATTGACAGAATCATCAAGGCCTGGTATGAACACTGTGGTTGA